The proteins below are encoded in one region of Desulfovibrio sp. JC022:
- a CDS encoding response regulator, protein MDDVIFPDMKLLVAEDSAPVRLVLKTYLGKLGITPKFAEDGREAMEMLTSNNFDIIIMDVHMPELGGREVVTKAREKGIKTPIIAMTTGDDPELLSSCIESGYNGFLLKPILKEDVINTIKKYQPTA, encoded by the coding sequence ATGGATGATGTTATTTTTCCCGATATGAAACTGCTGGTAGCTGAAGATTCAGCCCCGGTGCGCCTAGTACTCAAGACCTATCTCGGCAAGCTGGGTATTACCCCTAAGTTTGCAGAGGACGGTCGCGAGGCTATGGAAATGCTCACCTCAAACAACTTCGACATAATAATTATGGACGTACACATGCCCGAGTTAGGCGGGCGCGAAGTAGTTACCAAGGCACGTGAAAAGGGAATAAAGACTCCAATTATTGCCATGACTACCGGGGACGACCCGGAGCTGCTCTCCAGTTGCATTGAATCCGGTTACAACGGCTTCCTGCTCAAGCCGATCTTAAAAGAAGACGTCATTAATACAATTAAAAAATATCAGCCAACCGCGTAA
- a CDS encoding DUF5714 domain-containing protein: MSFNISEWTRITHNDTPVYLRPNSPDWFVPTSSGDNLLNFIQKNPDAKLSIEDKRFLMRLPDADKSIYPGRYELLKTDNLRELWFHITDNCNMACTHCLFSSSPQAKRELKTERVLELTAQAEQLGCKMFAVTGGEPLVHKGLDKILTRMLHIESSHVAILTNGLTVKNFFSKHHYDFNRLHLQISVDGIGRTHDKLRGEGMFKALVKSLNWLSDEGIPFTLSMCVTNANVHEMKDVVEFAARTGASNVHFMWYFVRGRGESNEFVKPDKIYPHLLEAWETGERTGVTIDNVEAVKSMIFAPCGTIHDGSTAGWESLAVGPDENLYPSAATVGIEELSTCINDNLDQAWKESACLEKLRKSSGKDLNTPFKLLLGGGDTDHSYMHKESFMGDDPYSPLYEKLALELITRKATESRKFDAPHLLLKMGDKLDRCSGHGPVALTHTNCLLAVAGNNSLAVVKDFYTEAAGIANEDIINPAGYTADLMAHIPAKYRFRGYGCGSPIMDAGISEDEHVVDLGCGRGIECFIAAKMVGPKGKVTGIDMLDPMLDHAREGQAAVAESLGYDNMDFRKGYLESLPLDEGTADLLLSNCVLNLSTDKRRTFAEMFRVLKPGGRLTISDVVCETEPGPEIRNDDTLHGECIAGAQTQKNLCGLLEESGFESLIMIKRFPYRTVGGHQFFSLTFSARKPDEGNTVKAVYRGPLATAVTSGGTMLSPGNVAEIPEQEANLLGEQLFIINNEGAVDNIFIGESCCCPTPDSFDNPKPEKENNSVAPSLKNMEGCMVCSAELEYLTEYRKMVCCFCGEEHEANAHCVDGHFVCDKCHSKDAMEVLPHLLKSSTETDMIELLKKVRSHPAIPMHGPEHHALVPGIIAAAYKNSGGGIDEKVIDTAVSRGAKVAGGFCGFMGVCGAAIGVGTAMSAILEATPLTASERSIAQKGTLAALKLIADIEAARCCQRDCWLALKAAAQVSEDVLGLRLKADAHILCDQMKTNKECMGRNCPVIRNSKGNQPPVTQLLGKITNSEKKV; this comes from the coding sequence TTGTCCTTCAATATCTCAGAGTGGACCCGGATTACCCATAACGACACTCCCGTATATCTCAGACCTAATTCCCCGGACTGGTTTGTCCCCACTTCTTCCGGAGATAACCTGCTGAATTTCATCCAGAAGAATCCCGACGCAAAACTCTCCATTGAAGACAAACGATTTCTCATGCGGTTGCCTGATGCGGACAAGTCAATCTATCCCGGAAGATACGAATTACTGAAGACCGATAATCTGCGAGAACTCTGGTTCCACATTACCGACAATTGCAACATGGCCTGCACCCACTGCCTGTTCTCCTCTTCACCGCAAGCCAAACGAGAACTGAAAACAGAAAGAGTGCTTGAACTTACTGCCCAAGCTGAACAACTGGGCTGCAAAATGTTCGCCGTTACAGGCGGAGAGCCGCTGGTACACAAGGGACTGGATAAAATCCTGACCCGCATGCTGCACATTGAATCCAGTCATGTGGCGATACTGACCAACGGGCTGACCGTTAAAAATTTCTTTTCAAAACATCACTACGACTTCAACCGTTTGCATTTGCAGATCAGTGTGGACGGCATAGGCAGAACCCACGACAAACTACGTGGCGAAGGCATGTTCAAGGCTCTTGTAAAATCCCTGAACTGGCTTTCAGACGAAGGAATCCCCTTCACCCTTTCCATGTGCGTAACCAATGCAAATGTACACGAAATGAAGGATGTGGTGGAATTTGCGGCCCGTACCGGGGCTTCAAATGTACATTTCATGTGGTATTTCGTGCGCGGTCGTGGTGAATCAAATGAATTCGTCAAACCCGATAAAATCTATCCCCACCTTCTGGAAGCATGGGAAACCGGAGAGCGAACCGGAGTGACCATCGACAATGTTGAAGCAGTCAAAAGTATGATTTTCGCCCCCTGCGGAACGATACACGACGGTTCAACTGCCGGGTGGGAATCTTTAGCTGTCGGCCCGGATGAAAATTTATACCCTTCTGCTGCTACAGTCGGCATTGAAGAACTATCCACCTGTATTAATGATAACTTAGATCAAGCATGGAAAGAAAGTGCCTGTCTTGAAAAGCTGCGCAAAAGCAGTGGTAAAGATCTCAATACACCTTTTAAATTGCTCCTTGGCGGCGGCGATACCGACCACAGCTACATGCACAAAGAAAGCTTCATGGGCGACGATCCATACAGTCCGCTTTATGAAAAGTTAGCTCTTGAGCTGATCACCCGAAAGGCTACTGAATCTCGAAAATTCGACGCACCGCACCTGCTCCTTAAAATGGGAGACAAGCTGGACCGCTGTTCCGGACATGGCCCGGTGGCCCTGACCCACACAAACTGCCTGCTGGCCGTTGCCGGAAACAACAGTCTTGCAGTGGTCAAAGATTTTTACACTGAAGCTGCCGGCATAGCCAATGAAGATATTATCAATCCAGCAGGATACACAGCGGACCTGATGGCCCATATTCCCGCAAAATACAGATTCCGGGGCTACGGATGCGGTTCCCCGATCATGGATGCCGGAATTTCAGAGGATGAACACGTGGTAGACCTCGGCTGCGGACGGGGTATTGAATGCTTTATTGCCGCCAAGATGGTCGGACCTAAAGGCAAAGTGACCGGAATCGACATGCTTGATCCCATGCTGGACCATGCCCGTGAAGGTCAGGCAGCGGTTGCAGAATCACTGGGCTACGACAACATGGATTTCCGCAAGGGCTACCTTGAATCCCTACCCCTTGATGAAGGTACCGCCGATCTGCTGCTCTCCAACTGCGTACTCAACCTTTCCACCGACAAACGACGCACCTTTGCCGAGATGTTCCGGGTACTCAAACCCGGAGGCAGACTGACCATTTCAGACGTGGTCTGCGAAACCGAACCGGGGCCGGAAATCCGCAATGATGACACCCTGCACGGAGAATGCATTGCCGGAGCGCAGACTCAGAAGAATCTCTGCGGCCTGCTCGAAGAATCTGGTTTTGAATCCCTGATCATGATCAAGCGTTTTCCTTACCGCACCGTAGGCGGACACCAGTTCTTCTCCCTGACTTTTTCAGCCCGCAAGCCGGATGAAGGGAATACGGTCAAGGCAGTTTACCGTGGTCCATTGGCTACCGCTGTCACATCCGGCGGGACCATGCTCAGCCCCGGTAATGTGGCGGAAATCCCGGAACAGGAAGCAAATCTCCTGGGTGAACAATTATTCATTATAAATAATGAAGGTGCGGTAGATAATATTTTCATCGGCGAATCCTGCTGCTGCCCCACCCCGGATTCCTTTGACAACCCCAAGCCGGAAAAAGAAAACAATTCAGTAGCCCCCTCCTTGAAAAACATGGAAGGGTGCATGGTCTGCAGTGCGGAGCTTGAGTACCTGACCGAGTACCGAAAAATGGTCTGTTGTTTCTGCGGGGAAGAACATGAAGCCAACGCACACTGCGTGGACGGTCATTTTGTCTGCGATAAATGCCACAGCAAAGACGCTATGGAAGTACTGCCCCATCTGCTGAAATCCAGCACGGAAACCGATATGATTGAGCTGCTTAAAAAAGTACGCAGCCATCCGGCAATTCCCATGCACGGACCTGAACACCATGCCCTTGTTCCGGGCATAATTGCCGCTGCCTATAAAAACAGCGGCGGGGGTATTGACGAAAAGGTCATTGATACGGCAGTATCACGCGGCGCAAAAGTTGCCGGAGGGTTCTGCGGATTCATGGGAGTCTGTGGAGCAGCCATCGGCGTAGGTACGGCCATGAGTGCCATTCTGGAAGCAACCCCCCTTACAGCGTCTGAACGCTCCATTGCCCAGAAGGGAACTCTCGCTGCCTTGAAACTGATTGCGGACATAGAAGCTGCACGCTGCTGCCAGCGAGACTGCTGGCTGGCCCTGAAGGCTGCGGCGCAGGTTTCAGAAGATGTTCTGGGCTTGCGCCTTAAGGCAGATGCGCATATACTATGCGATCAAATGAAAACAAATAAAGAGTGTATGGGGCGCAATTGCCCGGTGATTAGAAACAGTAAGGGTAATCAACCGCCTGTCACTCAACTTCTGGGTAAGATAACAAATTCTGAAAAAAAAGTTTAA
- a CDS encoding MBL fold metallo-hydrolase: MEIKIFPLGPLETNCFVIINENKALVIDPGGDPTPVLSYLKKTGVELERILNTHLHFDHILGNRALADASGKTIYASNDDLVLMETQVGRGGLMGFPEVPHFETEHIGEGETELIGLECKIYSTPGHTPGSLTFHFPALKAAIVGDLIFRRSIGRTDFPYGDTEQLLNSVKEKIFSLPAETELFAGHGPSTTVGDEMNHNPYFSGVQI; the protein is encoded by the coding sequence ATGGAAATCAAGATTTTTCCCCTCGGTCCCCTTGAGACCAACTGCTTTGTAATTATTAATGAAAACAAGGCTCTGGTCATTGATCCGGGCGGCGATCCGACCCCGGTACTCTCCTATCTTAAAAAGACCGGAGTGGAACTGGAACGCATCCTGAACACCCATCTTCACTTTGACCATATTCTCGGTAACCGGGCACTGGCTGATGCCAGCGGAAAAACCATCTACGCCTCAAACGATGACCTCGTACTCATGGAGACACAGGTCGGGCGCGGCGGCCTGATGGGCTTCCCGGAAGTTCCCCATTTTGAAACCGAACATATCGGTGAAGGCGAGACCGAACTGATCGGGCTGGAATGTAAAATTTACTCCACCCCCGGTCATACTCCGGGCAGCTTGACCTTCCACTTCCCGGCTTTGAAGGCAGCTATTGTGGGTGATCTCATTTTCCGCCGCTCCATCGGCAGGACGGATTTTCCGTATGGAGATACCGAACAATTGCTGAACTCGGTTAAAGAGAAGATATTCTCCCTCCCGGCAGAAACTGAACTCTTTGCCGGACACGGCCCTTCAACCACTGTGGGTGACGAGATGAATCACAATCCCTATTTCAGCGGAGTTCAAATTTAA
- the obgE gene encoding GTPase ObgE, giving the protein MKFIDEATITVRSGKGGNGCVAFRRERFIPKGGPSGGDGGKGGDLIFRGSSKLLTLYDFRLKRVYEAKSGQQGMGRDKYGKAADDTIIDLPLGTLVYEVNTEDGSEKLIADLTQEGREEVICKGGDGGRGNIHFKSSTNQAPRQSEDGFPGEEKRIRLQLKIIADVGLLGLPNAGKSTFISKISAAKPKIAAYPFTTLVPNLGVVDDDMGSKLVIADIPGLIEGASEGLGLGHRFLKHVERTRFLVHILSAEDLSLEDPLDGFNMLDEELRIFDEEMAAKTQLRVINKIDLLSEEDLESIKAKADEAGQKIYFISALHSDGVQELLKDMWDRFKAMNQEEEDEQDEQQD; this is encoded by the coding sequence ATGAAATTCATAGATGAAGCAACTATCACGGTACGTTCCGGCAAGGGCGGCAACGGATGCGTGGCATTCCGCAGGGAAAGATTTATCCCCAAGGGCGGCCCCAGCGGCGGTGACGGCGGTAAAGGTGGAGACCTCATTTTCAGGGGCAGCTCCAAACTTCTGACCCTCTACGACTTCAGACTTAAAAGAGTCTACGAAGCCAAGAGCGGACAACAGGGCATGGGCCGTGATAAGTACGGTAAAGCTGCTGATGATACCATCATCGATCTTCCTCTCGGTACACTTGTATATGAAGTGAACACTGAAGACGGCTCTGAAAAACTCATCGCCGATCTCACTCAGGAAGGACGCGAAGAAGTAATCTGCAAGGGCGGTGACGGTGGTCGTGGTAACATCCACTTCAAATCTTCCACCAACCAGGCACCGCGTCAGTCTGAAGACGGTTTTCCCGGTGAAGAAAAACGCATTCGCTTGCAACTCAAGATCATTGCGGACGTTGGCCTGCTCGGTCTGCCGAATGCCGGTAAATCGACCTTCATTTCTAAAATTTCCGCTGCGAAACCCAAAATCGCGGCCTACCCTTTCACCACCCTCGTGCCCAACCTCGGCGTGGTGGATGATGACATGGGCAGCAAACTGGTCATCGCTGACATTCCCGGACTCATTGAAGGGGCCAGCGAAGGACTGGGACTGGGACACCGTTTCCTCAAACATGTGGAACGGACCAGATTCCTCGTCCATATCCTCAGTGCAGAAGACCTGAGCCTTGAAGATCCGCTGGACGGATTCAATATGCTCGACGAAGAGCTGCGCATTTTTGATGAAGAAATGGCCGCTAAAACCCAGCTGCGGGTCATCAACAAAATTGACCTTCTTTCCGAGGAAGACCTTGAATCAATCAAGGCCAAAGCCGACGAAGCCGGTCAGAAAATTTATTTCATATCCGCCCTCCACAGTGACGGGGTTCAGGAACTCCTCAAAGATATGTGGGACAGATTCAAAGCCATGAATCAAGAGGAAGAAGATGAGCAGGACGAACAACAGGATTGA
- a CDS encoding ComF family protein, with protein MFAKFLQYIFPVTKLTGLKKAFREKRCPACLNIHTEKGLCESCLSTIKPKPENICIVCGNKLNSPDAISLPCITCQTVPRNFSRLYFLGLHEGLLRDMLLGWKFNNQYGYDTVFQQFISRSCADIPETNRPDLTIPVPLHPSRLRERGFNQSLILARFASSATGAKLSAKALIRTRKTIPQTKLSGSARRKNLHTAFVAAPSLVKNKKILLVDDVYTTGSTVDECARTLLEAGAERVEVLTLSRALI; from the coding sequence ATGTTTGCCAAATTCCTGCAATATATCTTCCCTGTAACCAAGCTTACGGGATTGAAAAAAGCATTCAGAGAAAAACGCTGCCCGGCCTGTCTGAACATTCACACGGAAAAAGGATTATGCGAATCCTGCCTCAGCACCATCAAGCCTAAGCCGGAAAATATATGTATTGTTTGCGGCAATAAACTAAATTCACCGGACGCCATTTCCCTTCCCTGTATTACCTGCCAGACTGTTCCCCGCAACTTCAGCAGACTATACTTCCTTGGCCTGCATGAAGGCTTGCTACGCGATATGCTTCTAGGCTGGAAATTCAACAATCAATACGGTTATGACACCGTCTTCCAGCAATTCATCAGCAGGAGTTGTGCGGACATACCGGAAACAAACCGCCCGGATCTAACTATCCCGGTCCCGCTGCATCCTTCAAGGCTGCGGGAACGCGGCTTCAACCAATCACTTATTCTTGCCCGTTTTGCATCCTCAGCCACCGGGGCAAAATTGTCAGCCAAAGCTCTTATCCGTACCCGTAAAACCATTCCCCAAACCAAACTCAGCGGCTCTGCAAGACGCAAGAATCTGCACACCGCCTTTGTCGCCGCCCCTTCCCTTGTTAAGAATAAAAAGATTCTGCTCGTAGATGATGTTTACACCACCGGTTCTACCGTTGATGAATGCGCCCGCACATTGCTTGAAGCCGGGGCAGAGCGCGTTGAAGTGCTTACCCTTTCACGGGCCTTGATCTAA
- the rpmA gene encoding 50S ribosomal protein L27: MAHKKAGGSSKNGRDSNAQRRGVKRFGGQEVLAGNILVRQVGSKVHAGTNVGTGKDWTLFALVDGVVKYEKYVRKNRVKTRVHIVPAEA; encoded by the coding sequence ATGGCTCATAAGAAAGCGGGCGGTAGCTCGAAAAACGGTCGCGATAGTAATGCCCAAAGACGTGGTGTAAAACGTTTTGGTGGTCAGGAAGTACTGGCTGGCAACATCCTTGTTCGCCAGGTTGGTAGTAAAGTCCACGCAGGTACAAACGTTGGCACCGGTAAAGACTGGACCTTGTTTGCACTGGTTGACGGTGTTGTGAAGTACGAAAAGTACGTTCGCAAAAACCGCGTTAAAACCAGAGTACACATCGTTCCTGCCGAAGCCTAG
- a CDS encoding potassium channel family protein → MPESNKELRYSPFLFRLYHFFKNSPSKFTVLLGFLVGQIFISPIAGDSLFLQQVLYFYTYLVLLSAVSAIVVNKAKLYAYFGLYGVSLVSSILFFKTRSMLWLAGSEVADMLMLLITIWGIQQFMWRQKRVTRDLISGAICIYMLAGLAWSDAYSLCEILKDGSFSGIDITENVFAVRGALTYFSYVTMLTVGYGDILPVSFMARSLSILQGLFGQMYLAVFIAGILGAFLSQQHLGSAGEKPGGLGDEPENERHEAGGP, encoded by the coding sequence ATGCCCGAATCAAATAAAGAACTCAGATACAGCCCGTTCCTGTTTAGACTCTACCATTTTTTTAAGAACAGCCCGTCGAAATTCACGGTCCTGCTTGGATTTCTGGTGGGGCAGATATTTATTAGCCCCATTGCCGGGGATTCCTTGTTTTTACAGCAGGTATTGTATTTTTATACCTATCTGGTCTTGCTTTCCGCTGTTTCGGCAATAGTGGTCAATAAAGCCAAACTTTATGCTTATTTCGGACTTTATGGGGTTTCGCTGGTCAGTTCTATCCTGTTTTTTAAGACGAGGTCCATGCTCTGGTTGGCGGGTAGTGAAGTGGCTGATATGCTCATGTTGCTTATCACCATCTGGGGCATACAGCAGTTCATGTGGCGGCAGAAAAGAGTTACCCGCGATTTGATTTCCGGGGCCATATGCATTTACATGCTGGCCGGACTGGCTTGGTCCGATGCTTACAGTCTGTGCGAGATTTTAAAAGACGGATCATTTTCCGGAATTGATATTACTGAGAATGTTTTCGCTGTGCGCGGGGCTTTAACTTATTTCAGCTACGTGACAATGCTTACCGTGGGCTACGGGGATATCCTGCCGGTGTCGTTCATGGCTCGTTCTCTCTCGATCCTGCAAGGCCTTTTCGGGCAGATGTATCTGGCAGTATTCATTGCAGGAATCCTCGGGGCGTTCCTTTCTCAGCAGCATTTGGGCTCTGCCGGTGAAAAGCCGGGAGGGCTAGGTGATGAACCGGAGAATGAGCGGCATGAAGCAGGAGGACCTTAA
- the proB gene encoding glutamate 5-kinase, with product MSRTNNRIETLQEAKRIVVKIGSAVLTTAEGINLGLICRLADQLATLHERGVDIVLVSSGAVAAGRNSIPSGAKLDDLPARQAASAIGQSRLMHEYDETFRRFGLVTSQVLLTRDDLKHRDRFLNARNTLSRLLEWRVIPIINENDTVAVQELEFGDNDTLASLILNVVEADLFINLTSADGVFDKNPDKNPDAKPLACIENVHDLDLDAMCDGKTAVGSGGMFSKMRAANRAAQLGVPTLILAGKERMIIERVFNGEECGTWIVPDEKSVSRRKYWLAYHCDPAGDLIIDSGAEKALLSGGKSLLPAGISEVEGKFKAGELVRVVNTSGKSLAVGLSCYSSADMLKIMGCKSCNIESILGKCPYPEAIHRDNLLLDAAL from the coding sequence ATGAGCAGGACGAACAACAGGATTGAGACATTACAGGAAGCTAAACGCATTGTTGTAAAAATCGGCAGCGCGGTTCTGACCACGGCAGAGGGCATCAACCTCGGCCTGATCTGCCGTCTTGCCGACCAACTGGCGACCCTGCACGAACGCGGGGTCGATATAGTTCTGGTATCGTCCGGTGCTGTTGCTGCCGGACGAAATTCAATTCCTTCCGGCGCAAAGCTGGATGACCTGCCCGCGCGGCAGGCAGCTTCGGCCATCGGCCAGTCCCGGCTCATGCATGAGTATGACGAGACCTTCCGCCGCTTCGGCCTTGTGACCTCTCAGGTCCTGCTCACTCGCGACGACCTCAAACATCGCGACCGTTTTCTAAATGCCCGCAACACCCTTTCAAGACTGCTTGAATGGCGGGTAATCCCCATCATCAATGAAAACGACACCGTGGCTGTTCAGGAACTTGAATTCGGGGATAACGATACCCTCGCCAGCCTGATCCTCAACGTGGTTGAAGCCGATCTTTTTATCAACCTCACTTCCGCTGACGGCGTATTTGACAAGAACCCGGACAAGAATCCCGATGCCAAGCCGCTGGCCTGCATTGAGAATGTACACGATCTCGATCTTGATGCCATGTGCGACGGCAAAACCGCCGTGGGTTCAGGAGGGATGTTTTCCAAGATGCGTGCGGCCAACCGTGCTGCCCAACTCGGTGTTCCTACACTTATCCTCGCTGGCAAAGAGCGCATGATTATCGAGCGCGTTTTTAATGGTGAAGAGTGCGGAACATGGATTGTTCCTGATGAAAAATCCGTATCCAGGCGCAAGTACTGGCTGGCTTACCATTGCGATCCCGCCGGTGATCTGATTATCGATTCCGGGGCTGAAAAAGCGTTGCTTTCCGGGGGTAAAAGTTTATTACCAGCCGGAATATCCGAAGTTGAGGGAAAATTTAAAGCCGGAGAACTTGTCCGCGTGGTCAACACTTCAGGCAAGTCCCTTGCTGTGGGATTGTCCTGTTATAGCTCCGCAGACATGCTCAAAATCATGGGCTGCAAATCCTGCAATATCGAATCGATCCTCGGTAAATGCCCCTACCCCGAAGCCATTCACCGGGATAATCTACTGTTGGACGCTGCTTTGTAA
- a CDS encoding MFS transporter, whose translation MDALYKNKNLQIVFSVTLMAIMGVSSIIPALPEMIREFGISASTIGLIFTIFTLPGIIFAPLAGIFADRLGRKKILVPSLILFGIAGTACFFAPDFHSLLLLRFIQGIGAAAIGVINLTIIGDLFSGKERIKAMGLNAGVLSMGTAIFPAIGGILAQICWEAPFLLSLTALPLAWLVAFRLDNPEPSADGNFKKYMKDALAGMRCKEVLSLFAISLLTFIILYGPIVTYLPLLLNSRFEASPLMIGLVISSASFITALAASQMGRLAHFMSQPLMISISAFAYGASMIMLPAADSALWCILPVCVFGLGQGLNLPNSMSMLTAIAPMEQRAVFMSVNGMLLRAGQTIAPILMGLIYSGFNLQAVFYAGAVVAAMMLVISTMFLRGFEAETAQ comes from the coding sequence ATGGACGCTTTATATAAAAACAAGAACTTACAAATCGTTTTCTCAGTTACGCTCATGGCGATCATGGGTGTTTCAAGCATCATTCCGGCCCTGCCGGAAATGATCCGCGAATTCGGTATTTCCGCATCAACAATCGGGCTTATATTCACTATTTTTACTCTGCCGGGCATCATATTCGCCCCCTTAGCCGGGATCTTTGCAGACCGACTGGGTCGTAAAAAAATACTTGTGCCTTCATTAATTTTATTCGGGATCGCCGGGACAGCCTGTTTCTTTGCCCCGGATTTCCATTCCCTGCTGTTACTCCGCTTTATTCAAGGAATCGGTGCCGCTGCCATCGGGGTTATCAACCTGACCATTATCGGGGACCTTTTCAGCGGTAAGGAGAGAATCAAAGCCATGGGACTCAATGCCGGGGTCTTGAGTATGGGAACCGCTATCTTCCCTGCGATTGGGGGAATACTGGCCCAGATCTGTTGGGAAGCACCTTTTCTGCTATCGCTAACAGCCCTTCCACTGGCATGGCTGGTGGCTTTCCGGCTGGACAACCCGGAACCGTCTGCTGATGGAAATTTTAAAAAATACATGAAGGACGCTCTTGCCGGCATGCGCTGCAAGGAAGTCTTAAGCCTGTTCGCAATATCCCTGCTGACTTTTATTATTCTCTACGGACCAATTGTGACCTACCTGCCCCTGCTGCTCAATTCGCGGTTCGAGGCTTCTCCGCTCATGATCGGGCTGGTTATTTCAAGTGCATCTTTTATTACTGCACTGGCAGCCTCTCAGATGGGCAGACTGGCTCACTTCATGTCCCAGCCGCTCATGATTTCCATATCCGCCTTTGCCTACGGAGCGTCCATGATCATGCTCCCGGCTGCGGATTCGGCTTTGTGGTGTATTCTTCCGGTCTGCGTTTTCGGGCTGGGACAAGGGCTGAACCTGCCCAACTCCATGTCCATGCTCACGGCAATAGCCCCCATGGAACAGAGAGCGGTATTCATGTCCGTAAACGGAATGCTGCTCCGCGCGGGCCAGACAATTGCCCCTATTTTAATGGGATTGATATACTCCGGCTTCAACCTGCAAGCAGTATTCTATGCCGGAGCTGTGGTAGCCGCAATGATGCTGGTAATTTCCACTATGTTTTTGCGAGGATTTGAAGCTGAGACAGCGCAATAG
- a CDS encoding flavodoxin family protein, whose product MTQLPVIFKCSHHRKGNSDLAADLFLKGIRKAGGDAETVILGDMDFEHCIGCLKCRTAAENRCIFADKDGAQELYNKIISAPFTFFASPIYFYHLPSRLKTFIDRGQWAFEAATGDSPLMNGLGQRPAYACLLAGRPKGEKLFEGAELSLKFFLRFFKAELVPAMTFRGIDEPLDLAGDTEKCALISGYGEKAWQRNINNG is encoded by the coding sequence ATGACACAGCTTCCGGTTATATTCAAATGCAGCCATCACCGAAAAGGAAACAGCGACCTTGCTGCCGACCTTTTCCTGAAAGGAATTCGCAAAGCCGGAGGCGACGCGGAAACCGTCATCCTTGGCGATATGGATTTCGAACATTGTATCGGCTGCCTGAAATGCCGTACAGCAGCTGAGAACCGCTGCATTTTTGCTGATAAAGACGGGGCGCAGGAGTTATACAATAAAATAATTTCCGCCCCTTTCACTTTCTTTGCCTCTCCTATATACTTCTACCATCTGCCCTCCCGGCTGAAGACCTTCATTGACCGGGGCCAATGGGCATTTGAAGCCGCAACCGGAGACTCCCCGCTCATGAATGGACTGGGCCAGCGGCCCGCCTATGCCTGCTTGCTGGCAGGAAGGCCAAAAGGCGAAAAATTGTTTGAGGGTGCGGAACTCTCGCTCAAATTTTTTCTAAGATTTTTCAAAGCGGAACTTGTTCCGGCTATGACTTTCCGGGGAATTGATGAGCCGCTTGACTTGGCGGGTGATACTGAGAAATGCGCACTCATCAGCGGGTATGGAGAAAAAGCATGGCAAAGGAATATAAATAATGGATGA
- the rplU gene encoding 50S ribosomal protein L21, with product MYAIIETGGKQFRVEEGLELNVQKMDAEAGTKVDLDKILLIGQGEDVKIGAPYVEGAKVSCSIVEHGRDKKIIVFKKRRRKDSQTKQGHRQDYTRIKVEAIQA from the coding sequence ATGTATGCAATAATTGAGACTGGCGGCAAGCAGTTCCGCGTTGAAGAAGGTCTGGAACTCAATGTCCAGAAAATGGACGCTGAAGCAGGCACTAAAGTCGATCTGGATAAAATTCTTCTTATCGGTCAGGGCGAAGACGTCAAAATCGGTGCTCCTTATGTTGAAGGTGCGAAAGTATCTTGCTCTATCGTAGAACATGGTCGTGATAAAAAGATCATCGTTTTCAAAAAAAGACGCAGGAAAGACTCTCAGACCAAACAGGGTCATCGTCAGGACTACACAAGAATCAAAGTGGAAGCCATTCAGGCTTAA
- a CDS encoding PilZ domain-containing protein has protein sequence MDQNKRRRIRVNAGFRVVLHKEDIDAFVESHNLSLKGILCDPVRGFFVGDECEISIPLSEEAIIRVNAKIVRSDETGLAADFHHMDENSFTHLRRLIQFNAEDADSIDNELTSPAFDA, from the coding sequence ATGGATCAGAATAAAAGACGCAGAATCCGAGTTAATGCAGGCTTCAGGGTTGTGCTGCATAAAGAAGACATTGATGCTTTTGTGGAATCACACAACCTTAGCTTGAAAGGAATTCTTTGTGATCCGGTGAGGGGGTTCTTTGTGGGGGATGAATGCGAAATTTCCATTCCGCTCTCCGAGGAAGCCATAATCAGAGTCAACGCAAAGATTGTCCGCTCTGATGAGACCGGTCTGGCTGCGGATTTTCATCATATGGATGAGAATAGTTTTACTCATTTGCGTCGTTTGATTCAGTTCAACGCTGAAGACGCGGACTCAATAGACAACGAGCTTACTTCACCCGCTTTTGATGCTTGA